AAGGCCCTGAAGGCCAAGAAGCAATCAAGAAACTGAAGGATATATATGCTCATTGGGTGAGTGAAGACAAAATCATAACAACAAACATTTGGTCTGCAGAACTTTCCAAGTTAGCTGATAATGCATTCTTGGCTCAAAGGATCTCATCAATCAATGCAATGTCAGCACTGTGTGAGGCCACTGGTGCTCAAGTCTCTCAGGTTTCCCTTGCACTAAGCAAGAACCCGAAAATCGGGCCGAGATTCCTGAATGCCAGTGTTGGCTTTGGTGGTTCTTGTTTCCAGAAGGACATACTCAATTTGGTGTATATTTGTGAATGTAATGGCCTTGTCGAGGTGGCGAATTACTGGAAGCAAGTGATCAAGGTGAATGACTACCAGAAGAGCCGATTCGTCCAACGAGTGGTGTCATCCATGTTCAACACAGTTTCTGGTAAGAAGATTGCAGTTCTTGGATTTGCATTCAAGAAGGACACCAGTGACACTAGAAAAACTCCTGCTATTGATGTTTGCAAAGGTCTTTTAGGTGATGATGCATGCTTGAGCATATATGATCCGCGAGTGAGCGCGGATCAGATCAAGAAGGATTTGTCAATGAATAATGTTCAATGGGACCATCCAATTCACCTGCAGCCATTGAGTTCTAGCTCTTCCAATGGCTTGGAACATGTTGACATAGCTGAAGATGCTTATGAGGCAACTAAGGATGCTCATGGTATATGCATTCTTACAGAGTGGGATGAGTTTAAGGGAATTGATTTCCAGAGAGTGTTTGATGACATGCAGAAGCCAGCATTTGTTTTCGATGGTAGGAACATTTTGGATGTTGGGAAACTGAGGGAGATTGGGTTCATTGTTTACTCAATTGGGAGCCCAGTAGAACAATGGCTCAACAACTCTGTCAATTCAGCAGTGCCCTTTTGATTTGCTTTCGTGCATTTTATCactataatatataataagGCAGATGTTGAATGGAACAACAAGAGAGTTTTATCCTACTATATCAGCTACATAGATTAGTCGACACTATTCTGCCATTTTGGTATTGTGTTATTAGACTTGAGGTTTCTACATCCTTTTGGTTTTTAGAACAGTTGGCTTGTACTTAGTAGTTAAACCAATTGCAAGAATAACTAGAGAAATGAGATGGGCAGTGGTTTTCAGTATGCCAAACATCAATGGCCATACATACTACATAGGATACATGGTTGGTAGGACTGgtaatatatattctatttgCGTGGATAtggtaatatatattttatttgcgAGTATTTaacctgtggataagataaggtAGAATAAGGGAGGGTACGGTGCGAATTTGACTGCGGGTATGGTATATTCTATCCTACTTTATCCGCACccctaatatattatataatatatatgtaaaaattaTAGATGTAGTGAAGAAAATGAGTATTGAATTCACAATctttcttttataaaaatttgaaataatcaCTAA
Above is a genomic segment from Arachis stenosperma cultivar V10309 chromosome 1, arast.V10309.gnm1.PFL2, whole genome shotgun sequence containing:
- the LOC130936706 gene encoding UDP-glucose 6-dehydrogenase 3-like, producing MVKLCGIGAGYVGGPTMAVIALKCPSIEVAVVDISQSRISAWNSDKLPIYEPGLENVVKQCRGKNLIFSTDVERHVQEADIIFVSVNTPTKARGLGAGKAADLTYWESAARMIADVCTSDKIVVEKSTVPVRTAEAIEQILAHKSKGIKYQILSNPEFLSEGTAVQDLLEPDRVLIGGNEGPEGQEAIKKLKDIYAHWVSEDKIITTNIWSAELSKLADNAFLAQRISSINAMSALCEATGAQVSQVSLALSKNPKIGPRFLNASVGFGGSCFQKDILNLVYICECNGLVEVANYWKQVIKVNDYQKSRFVQRVVSSMFNTVSGKKIAVLGFAFKKDTSDTRKTPAIDVCKGLLGDDACLSIYDPRVSADQIKKDLSMNNVQWDHPIHLQPLSSSSSNGLEHVDIAEDAYEATKDAHGICILTEWDEFKGIDFQRVFDDMQKPAFVFDGRNILDVGKLREIGFIVYSIGSPVEQWLNNSVNSAVPF